One stretch of Mangifera indica cultivar Alphonso chromosome 9, CATAS_Mindica_2.1, whole genome shotgun sequence DNA includes these proteins:
- the LOC123225319 gene encoding PR5-like receptor kinase produces the protein MVGLGLLWKKITEDDQSTEAIIRNCGSHAPQRYKFSDVRNITKSFSEKLGQGGYGNVYKGKLPNGRLVAVKILKKSKGNGEEFINEMASMSRTSHVNIVSLLGFCFERNKRALIYEFMCNGSLDKFLYDGESSTTNCNLEWKTLYEIAIGIARGLEYLHRGCNIRIVHFDIKPYNILLNGDFCPKFSDFGLAKQSNQKNSIMSMLNTRGTVGYIAPKMFTRTFGGVSYKSDVYSYGMMILEIVGARKNIGVRISQTSEIYFPDSIYNLLELGNDFGLPGVVTEEEKQTAKKMILVSLWCIQTNPSDRPSMTKVVEMLEGRPENLQIPPKPCWSSPPRSPKLSLLASSSTQLASECE, from the coding sequence ATGGTTGGCCTGGGGCTATTGTGGAAGAAGATAACAGAAGATGATCAAAGCACGGAGGCCATTATTAGAAATTGCGGATCGCATGCTCCACAAAGATATAAATTTTCTGATGttagaaatattacaaaatcaTTCAGCGAAAAACTTGGTCAAGGAGGCTATGGTAATGTTTACAAAGGAAAACTGCCCAATGGTCGTCTTGTGGCAGTGAAGATCTTGAAAAAATCTAAGGGCAATGGAGAGGAGTTCATCAACGAGATGGCTAGCATGAGTAGAACATCCCATGTAAATATAGTAAGTCTTCTGGGTTTTTGCTTTGAGAGGAATAAAAGAGCTTTAATCTATGAATTCATGTGCAATGGATCTTTGGATAAGTTTTTATATGATGGAGAATCTTCAACTACAAATTGCAATTTGGAGTGGAAAACACTTTATGAAATCGCAATTGGCATTGCTAGAGGACTAGAATACTTGCACAGAGGTTGTAACATAAGAATagtacattttgatataaaacctTACAACATTCTTTTAAATGGAGACTTTTGTCCAAAATTTTCTGATTTTGGATTGGCTAAACAATCCAACCAGAAAAACAGTATCATGTCAATGTTAAACACAAGAGGAACAGTAGGATATATTGCACCAAAAATGTTCACTAGAACCTTTGGAGGAGTATCTTATAAGTCTGATGTCTACAGTTATGGAATGATGATTTTAGAAATAGTTGGAGCAAGAAAGAATATTGGTGTCAGGATATCACAAACAAGTGAAATATATTTTCCAGATTCAATTTATAACCTTCTTGAACTGGGTAACGATTTTGGACTTCCAGGTGTTGTCACTGAAGAGGAGAAACAGACAGCAAAAAAGATGATACTGGTGAGCTTGTGGTGCATTCAAACCAATCCATCTGATAGACCATCAATGACCAAAGTTGTGGAGATGTTGGAAGGTAGGCCAGAAAATCTACAAATTCCACCAAAACCTTGTTGGTCGTCCCCACCAAGATCCCCCAAACTTTCTTTGCTGGCATCTTCGTCAACACAGCTTGCTTCAGAATGTGAGTGA
- the LOC123225311 gene encoding LEAF RUST 10 DISEASE-RESISTANCE LOCUS RECEPTOR-LIKE PROTEIN KINASE-like 2.4, translating to MKKFQLFQPLHFLSLLFFIFMAMVKIQPSFTSPSLSQPNCSLPFKCGNITAGYPFWGGDRSSGCGHPDLRLHCGYEFFNYSNYEHSKHYDAPNIAINDVLYSILNIDEKAHTLRISRIDYLGSICSPQFTSTTIILGLLDYDPAYEMLSLSYGCDISTNSLIPSNITCPRYYPFPNVYITRGLTNPLGCVSISVPVSRSLTTSAITGNSSALNEAMKEGFQVKWTVSGITCEECNSNGSCGFDLLLNQTSCYCPDGQFSASCSSPSSGSIFSKRRNAFIGVAVSVVGILIILCVFLMGGSLRQLLTLDKVVFFWRDKTENDKKLEALVTSYGSLAPKRYNYSDIKKITKSFSNKLGQGGYGDVYKGMLPDGPPVAVKVLKESKGTNGEEFMNEVANISRTSHVNIVTLLGFCYERNKRALIYEFMPNGSLDKFIYDQKSSSINQKLDWKTKFQIAVGIARGLEYLHRGCSIRIVHFDIKPPNILLNEDFCPKISDFGLAKQSKNKESILSMLEARGTMGYIAPEVYSRNFGGVSHKSDVYSYGMMILEIVGGKKNIDDATSHTGEIYSSHWLFKHLLSGEEQCINLLGVVTAEEKEMAKKMILVSLWCIQTFPSDRPCMTKVVEMLAGSLENLQAPPKPPTFSATMSPSKHIPLQHHQRKLESQEEASSEPSDL from the exons ATGAAGAAGTTTCAGCTGTTTCAGCCattgcattttctttctcttttatttttcatattcatgGCTATGGTCAAGATTCAGCCATCTTTCACCAGTCCTTCCTTGTCGCAGCCAAATTGCAGTCTTCCATTCAAATGTGGGAACATCACAGCCGGTTATCCTTTCTGGGGAGGTGACCGATCCAGTGGCTGCGGCCATCCTGATCTACGGCTCCATTGTGGCtatgaatttttcaattatagCAACTATGAGCATTCAAAGCATTATGATGCACCTAACATAGCGATCAATGATGTGTTATACAGTATTTTGAATATTGACGAGAAAGCCCATACTCTCAGGATTTCAAGAATAGACTACCTGGGCAGTATCTGCTCTCCCCAGTTCACTAGCACCACCATCATTTTGGGGCTTCTTGATTATGATCCAGCGTATGAGATGCTTAGTTTATCTTACGGTTGTGATATATCTACCAATTCACTAATTCCGTCAAACATCACTTGCCCCAGATATTATCCTTTTCCCAATGTATACATAACACGAGGGCTCACCAATCCTCTAGGGTGCGTCTCTATCAGCGTTCCAGTTTCTAGAAGTTTGACTACATCAGCAATAACAGGGAATTCTTCGGCCCTGAACGAAGCCATGAAAGAAGGCTTTCAGGTGAAATGGACCGTGAGCGGCATCACATGTGAGGAATGCAACTCTAATGGAAGTTGCGGTTTCGATCTTCTCTTAAATCAAACAAGTTGCTACTGCCCAGATGGACAATTCTCCGCATCATGTTCTTCACCTTCATCAG GATCAATTTTCAGCAAGAGGAGAAATGCTTTCATAG GAGTTGCTGTTAGCGTGGTGGGAATACTGATAATCCTCTGTGTATTTCTCATGGGCGGCAGTCTAAGACAACTGCTTACATTAGATAAGGTTGTCTTCTTCTGGAGGGATAAAACAGAGAACGATAAAAAGTTGGAGGCCCTTGTTACAAGCTACGGGTCTCTTgctccaaaaagatataattattcagatattaaaaagataacaaaatcaTTCAGCAATAAACTTGGTCAAGGTGGTTACGGCGATGTTTACAAAGGAATGTTACCTGATGGTCCTCCTGTAGCTGTCAAGGTCTTGAAGGAATCAAAGGGTACTAATGGAGAAGAATTTATGAATGAGGTGGCTAATATCAGCAGAACATCCCATGTCAATATAGTCACTCTTCTAGGGTTTTGTTATGAGAGAAATAAAAGAGCTTTGATTTATGAATTCATGCCTAACGGGTCTTTAgataaattcatatatgatCAAAAATCTTCAAGCATAAACCAAAAATTGGATTGGAAGACAAAGTTTCAGATTGCAGTTGGAATTGCAAGAGGACTAGAGTATTTACACAGAGGTTGTAGCATCAGGATtgtgcattttgatataaaacctCCCAACATTCTTTTGAATGAAGACTTTTGTCCAAAGATATCTGATTTTGGGCTTGCTAAACAATCCAAAAATAAGGAAAGTATCTTGTCAATGTTGGAAGCAAGAGGAACTATGGGGTATATTGCCCCGGAAGTATATAGTAGAAACTTTGGAGGAGTCTCTCACAAATCTGATGTGTATAGTTATGGAATGATGATTCTTGAAATAGTAGGAGGAaaaaagaatattgatgatGCAACATCCCACACCGGTGAAATATATTCTTCACATTGGTTATTCAAGCATCTTTTGTCAGGCGAAGAACAGTGCATTAATCTTCTTGGGGTTGTCACTGCAGAGGAAAAAGAGATGGCGAAGAAGATGATCCTTGTAAGCTTGTGGTGCATTCAAACTTTTCCATCGGACAGACCATGCATGACTAAGGTTGTGGAAATGCTGGCAGGTAGCCTAGAAAACTTGCAAGCTCCACCGAAACCTCCAACGTTTTCTGCAACTATGTCACCATCTAAGCATATTCCCCTGCAACATCACCAACGTAAACTTGAATCACAGGAAGAAGCCAGCAGTGAGCCGAGCGACCTGTGA